The segment gCTGGCGTAGAGCACCGAGTAGCTCAGCACCGACAGCGAGCGCTCCTCGTGGACCATCTGGAAGAAGCACCAGGTGCCAGGGCAGTACTGCACAAATTTCCCAAAGCCCACGAAGGGTAGCGCGCAGAAAGCGAGGCAGAAGGCGCCCACCACCGGCGCCACCATTGCACCCCGGCGCGGGGTGAGGTGCCGTCGATGGAAGAAGGGGTGCCCCAGGGAGAGCCAGCACTCCAGGGCCATGGCCAGCAGCTGCAGCGTCGAGGCGAGCCCGAAGAAGGACATGATGAAGGCGAAGGCTTGGCACAGAGAGCTGTCCGATCCGGGCACCAGCTCCCGCAGGCTCCGGTTCTGCGCGTAGGCGGATAGCACGAAGGGGCTCACGAGACACTTGCCCAGGAGGTCTGTGATCGTCAGGCCGAACACCAGCACGTAGAAGACGGAGGGCGGCGGGCGCGGCGAGCGCGGCGGGCACGACCCCAGACCGGAGCGCGCCAGGAGTCCCAGGGCCAGCAGATTGCCCACGAGGCCCGTGCTGAAGAGCACCCCGCCCATCGTCGCCGAATTGCCCTTCTCCACCGACGTGGTGTTGTGGCAGCGGTAAAACAGCGGCCTCATGACCGGCGGCCCGGCGAGCCGGAGCGGAGGCTGCGGGAGGACCGGGGCCGCGGGGGTCCGGGTGCAGAGAAGCCTCCCGGTCGTTCTGCGCGCGTCTCCGCCGAAGAGGTTGCGCCGCCGAGGAAGCTCCGCGGGCGGCGGGGTGTTTCCCACCGCGCCTCCTATCCAAATTCTCTGGTCACACCCCGCCCCTCGGGGCGGGACGCGCGGCGGGGTGCGCAGCTGCCAGTGGCTTCGCAGGACGCTCTGGGTCCTGAGCAGAGAGACTGACCCTCAAAGCCCAGAGTCGGGGGACAAAATGAAGTAGGTAGCCTCTCAGCGTCCAAGGCCATCCCTTCTTGCGAGGCAAGAGAGCATACT is part of the Bubalus bubalis isolate 160015118507 breed Murrah chromosome 11, NDDB_SH_1, whole genome shotgun sequence genome and harbors:
- the PTGDR gene encoding prostaglandin D2 receptor; translation: MRPLFYRCHNTTSVEKGNSATMGGVLFSTGLVGNLLALGLLARSGLGSCPPRSPRPPPSVFYVLVFGLTITDLLGKCLVSPFVLSAYAQNRSLRELVPGSDSSLCQAFAFIMSFFGLASTLQLLAMALECWLSLGHPFFHRRHLTPRRGAMVAPVVGAFCLAFCALPFVGFGKFVQYCPGTWCFFQMVHEERSLSVLSYSVLYASLMLLLVLAIVLCNLSAMRNLYAMHLRLRGLLRPGSRERGEPGAGEREATPLHLEELDHLLLLALMTVLFTMCSLPLIYRAYYGAFKAVPEQNGTTEEIEDLRALRFLSVISIVDPWIFIIFRTSVFRMFFHKIFIRPLIYRNWHSNSCQTNMESSL